In the Chroococcidiopsis sp. SAG 2025 genome, one interval contains:
- a CDS encoding iron uptake porin: MNSACVCQVKATAKITLWLSLLVVGLSIGVLPVEANENNLELSQTDTETMAQVTSVSQLSDVQPTDWAFQALQSLVERYGCITGYPDGTYRGNRALTRYEFAAGLNACLDRVNELIATASDVVNKQDLDTLQALQAEFAAEIATMRRRVDALETQTAELEANQFSTTTKLTANIFLNVTGAFADGDITAEGTSVFVPARGADGRPVRRTITDDPNVTFSDYLFLNFNTSFTGKDSLVTQLVAGNGNSPANTFASAGLFNTFGVPYTDQKGVTGADNNVVVRELFYSFPVGESLQFTVGPRVNWFRHFDNNRFTFYLTGASSYNSIGSTLLNSVDRGSGAVVAWEINNQFKLTAGYLGENTEFLSGSAFNTSSNPSQGLFKPTNTITAELAFTPSKNLNLRFLYNRSNIQAVNGRVGGAIGEPIYGFVDDGFGGSIEDATADTLNFNFDWLVTQGIGLFGRYTYASTDIKPTTAGRPDGEVDVQAIQAGLAFPDLGKEGALLTFSYLRPFAVLDGRNFLVSGGGDGGVQYEFEATYYYPITDNIALVPAFYLIANPNNFSDNPNIYVGNLRAQFKF; this comes from the coding sequence ATGAATTCAGCTTGTGTTTGTCAAGTCAAAGCGACAGCTAAAATAACTTTGTGGTTGAGTTTATTAGTGGTAGGCCTTTCAATCGGCGTGCTACCAGTAGAGGCAAATGAGAATAATTTAGAATTATCTCAGACCGATACAGAGACAATGGCACAAGTCACATCTGTATCTCAGCTTTCAGACGTACAGCCTACAGATTGGGCATTTCAAGCATTACAATCTCTAGTAGAAAGATATGGTTGCATTACTGGCTATCCCGATGGAACTTATCGCGGTAATCGTGCTTTAACTAGATATGAATTTGCAGCAGGGTTGAATGCTTGTTTAGACAGAGTCAACGAACTCATTGCTACAGCCAGCGATGTAGTAAACAAACAGGACTTAGACACCTTGCAAGCTCTGCAAGCAGAGTTTGCGGCAGAAATTGCTACTATGCGCCGTCGTGTCGATGCGTTGGAAACACAAACAGCAGAATTAGAAGCAAATCAATTTTCCACGACAACAAAACTTACTGCTAATATTTTCCTCAACGTGACTGGAGCTTTTGCCGACGGAGACATAACGGCAGAGGGAACCAGTGTTTTTGTTCCAGCACGGGGAGCCGATGGTAGACCTGTACGCCGGACGATTACCGATGACCCGAATGTTACCTTCAGCGATTACCTTTTCCTCAATTTCAACACTTCATTTACAGGTAAAGATAGCCTCGTCACCCAACTCGTAGCCGGGAATGGGAATTCTCCCGCAAATACATTTGCTTCCGCTGGTTTATTTAATACCTTTGGCGTACCTTATACAGATCAAAAAGGTGTCACGGGTGCGGATAATAATGTCGTCGTGCGCGAATTATTTTATAGTTTTCCTGTTGGGGAGAGCCTACAATTTACAGTTGGTCCTCGCGTTAACTGGTTTCGTCATTTTGATAATAATCGGTTCACCTTTTATTTAACTGGAGCAAGTAGCTACAACTCGATTGGTAGTACTCTACTCAATTCCGTCGATCGCGGTTCGGGAGCAGTCGTAGCCTGGGAAATTAACAACCAGTTTAAGTTAACGGCTGGTTATTTAGGTGAGAATACAGAATTTCTTTCTGGGTCTGCGTTCAATACTTCTAGTAATCCTAGCCAAGGTTTATTTAAACCAACTAACACAATTACAGCCGAATTAGCTTTTACTCCTAGCAAAAATCTGAATTTAAGATTTCTCTACAACCGCTCCAATATTCAAGCAGTAAACGGACGAGTAGGCGGCGCAATTGGCGAACCGATTTATGGTTTTGTCGATGATGGGTTTGGCGGTTCAATTGAAGATGCCACAGCTGACACTTTGAACTTTAACTTTGACTGGTTAGTAACTCAAGGCATTGGTTTATTTGGACGTTATACCTATGCCAGCACTGATATTAAACCCACAACCGCCGGACGACCGGATGGAGAAGTTGACGTACAGGCAATTCAAGCAGGATTAGCCTTTCCCGATTTAGGTAAAGAAGGAGCGCTGTTAACATTTTCATATCTCAGACCGTTTGCCGTGTTGGATGGTCGAAACTTTTTAGTTTCTGGTGGTGGCGATGGCGGCGTACAATATGAGTTTGAGGCAACTTACTATTATCCAATTACAGATAACATTGCTCTAGTTCCTGCGTTTTATTTGATTGCCAATCCGAACAATTTTAGCGACAATCCTAATATTTATGTAGGTAATTTACGCGCTCAGTTTAAGTTTTAA
- the uraD gene encoding 2-oxo-4-hydroxy-4-carboxy-5-ureidoimidazoline decarboxylase, translating into MMISLTELNQMSQDEFVKTLGAVFEDTPAIAYHAWYERPFQNVAQLHQKMVDVVRTASQDAQIELIQAHPDLGSKAKMAMASVQEQAGAGLDRLTPEEYDRFLSLNHAYKKKFDFPFIIAVKNHTKDSILAAFEQRLQNSSDIERNQALAEIFQIAKFRLDAIVSQ; encoded by the coding sequence ATGATGATTTCTTTAACAGAACTGAACCAAATGAGCCAAGATGAGTTTGTAAAAACCTTGGGAGCGGTGTTTGAAGATACACCTGCGATCGCTTATCATGCATGGTACGAGCGACCTTTTCAAAATGTAGCTCAGTTACATCAGAAAATGGTAGATGTCGTCCGCACTGCTAGCCAAGACGCACAAATAGAACTCATTCAGGCACATCCTGACTTAGGTAGTAAAGCAAAAATGGCAATGGCATCAGTCCAAGAACAAGCTGGTGCAGGATTAGACCGTCTTACACCTGAAGAATACGATCGCTTTTTATCTCTGAATCACGCTTATAAAAAGAAGTTTGATTTTCCGTTTATTATTGCCGTTAAAAACCACACAAAAGATAGCATTCTTGCAGCTTTTGAACAACGGTTGCAAAATTCTAGTGACATAGAAAGAAACCAAGCATTAGCAGAAATCTTTCAAATTGCTAAATTTCGTTTAGACGCAATCGTATCACAGTAG
- a CDS encoding AAA family ATPase: MSGVVLRSSNFLNKGALDKSYTGLLSTPYSLILLVGLPGSGKSTLVGQLVAADPKLQLISTDKIRERLFGNEVIQGEWLLVWREVQRQFQQATIQISRGEVSTAIYDATNAQRRHRREVIVYARAAGFKQIVGLWVDTPVWLCLARNRRRDRQVPEEVILRMHRQLRDAPPSLSEGLDCLLRSSQLSVCTSTTLPQ; the protein is encoded by the coding sequence ATGAGTGGCGTAGTTCTGCGATCCTCCAACTTCCTTAACAAGGGGGCATTAGACAAGTCGTACACGGGTTTACTCTCTACTCCCTACTCTCTAATTCTGCTCGTTGGTTTACCAGGGAGTGGAAAATCTACTTTAGTAGGACAACTGGTAGCCGCAGACCCAAAGCTACAACTTATCTCAACTGACAAGATTCGAGAACGCCTATTTGGTAATGAGGTGATTCAGGGGGAATGGTTGCTAGTTTGGCGCGAGGTGCAACGGCAATTTCAACAAGCTACGATTCAAATTTCTCGCGGCGAAGTCAGTACGGCAATTTACGATGCGACTAATGCCCAACGCAGACATCGGCGAGAAGTCATCGTTTACGCTCGTGCTGCGGGATTCAAGCAGATTGTAGGACTTTGGGTCGATACTCCTGTATGGTTGTGTCTAGCGCGAAATCGACGGCGCGATCGCCAAGTGCCTGAAGAGGTTATATTACGGATGCATCGTCAACTGCGCGATGCTCCACCGAGTTTATCTGAAGGATTAGACTGTTTACTGCGTTCCAGTCAATTATCTGTTTGCACTTCAACCACTTTACCACAGTAG
- a CDS encoding glucose-1-phosphate adenylyltransferase: protein MKKVLGIILGGGAGTRLYPLTKLRAKPAVPLAGKYRLIDIPVSNCINSEIYKIYVLTQFNSASLNRHIARAYTFSGFTEGFVEVLAAQQTQYSTNWFQGTADAVRQYLWLMEEWNVDEYLILSGDHLYRMDYRQFVERHRETGADVTLSVIPIEQRRASDFGLMKIDSAGRVIDFSEKPKGDALLNMQVDTTVLGLDPEEAKQKPYIASMGIYVFKRDVLIKLLKEAPEQTDFGKEILPACAKEYNIQAYLFNDYWEDIGTIEAFYDANLSLTKQPYPAFSFYEEEAPIYTRARYLPPTKMMDCQVTESIVGDGCILKNCRVHHSVLGVRSIIQAGSIVEDALLMGADFYDPHIEERQTVCADGEIENVPLGIGANTIIRRAIIDKNARIGCDVRIINKDRVEEADRESEGFYIRSGIVVVLKNAVISDGTVI from the coding sequence GTGAAAAAAGTACTAGGAATTATTCTCGGTGGCGGTGCTGGAACTCGTCTTTATCCGCTGACTAAGCTGCGAGCTAAGCCAGCCGTACCATTAGCAGGGAAGTACCGCTTAATCGATATTCCTGTCAGTAATTGTATTAACTCAGAGATCTACAAGATATACGTTTTAACACAATTCAACTCGGCTTCACTCAATCGCCACATCGCCCGTGCATATACCTTTTCTGGTTTTACTGAAGGCTTTGTAGAAGTCCTGGCGGCTCAACAAACGCAGTACAGCACTAACTGGTTCCAGGGTACGGCAGATGCAGTGCGTCAGTATCTCTGGTTGATGGAAGAGTGGAACGTGGACGAATATTTGATCTTGTCGGGAGATCACCTCTACCGCATGGACTATCGCCAATTTGTCGAGCGTCACCGCGAAACTGGTGCTGATGTGACTCTCTCAGTAATCCCGATCGAACAACGTCGCGCTTCTGACTTTGGCTTGATGAAAATTGACAGTGCGGGACGGGTGATCGACTTTAGCGAAAAACCCAAAGGTGATGCACTGCTGAACATGCAGGTCGATACTACAGTATTGGGGCTAGATCCAGAAGAGGCGAAGCAAAAACCATACATCGCTTCAATGGGGATTTATGTTTTTAAACGCGATGTCTTAATCAAGTTGCTGAAAGAAGCGCCAGAACAAACTGATTTCGGGAAGGAAATTCTGCCAGCTTGTGCGAAAGAGTACAACATTCAAGCCTACTTGTTCAACGATTACTGGGAAGATATCGGAACGATTGAGGCATTCTACGATGCTAACTTATCGTTGACAAAGCAACCCTATCCAGCTTTTAGCTTCTACGAGGAAGAAGCGCCAATTTACACTCGCGCTCGTTACTTGCCTCCTACTAAAATGATGGATTGTCAGGTGACAGAATCAATCGTCGGTGACGGTTGTATTTTGAAAAACTGTCGCGTCCATCATTCAGTCTTGGGCGTGCGATCGATCATCCAAGCAGGCTCGATTGTAGAAGATGCGTTACTGATGGGGGCAGATTTCTACGATCCCCATATAGAGGAAAGACAGACAGTTTGTGCAGATGGTGAAATCGAGAACGTTCCTCTGGGAATTGGTGCTAACACCATTATCAGACGAGCAATTATTGACAAAAATGCCCGTATCGGTTGTGATGTCCGCATCATCAACAAAGATAGGGTTGAAGAAGCAGATCGAGAAAGCGAAGGCTTCTATATCCGCAGTGGCATCGTCGTCGTGCTGAAAAACGCCGTGATTTCCGATGGGACAGTTATTTAG
- a CDS encoding glycoside hydrolase family 13 protein: MEITTPDWVKHAVFYQIFPDRFAKSQQPRKRLLKNATWEEWEEMPTLQGYKGGDLWGVMEQLDYLQMLGINAIYFTPIFQSASNHRYHTHDYYRVDPMLGGDEAFQELLEACHSRDIKVVLDGVFNHASRGFFFFHDILENGSYSPWVDWFKIEKWPLCPYDGDRPANYEGWAGNRALPVFNHDNPEVREYIMEIAEYWLKFGIDGWRLDVPFEIRTPGFWQEFRDRVKAINPDAYIVGEVWEDSREWLDGTQFDGVMNYLFAAPTIAFTAGDRVDMTQVQDRSYYPYPPLFAAEYATKMQELLQLYPWEIQLTQLNLLASHDTARLISIAGGDRSSVELATLLLLTFPGAPSIYYGDEVGLPGKIDPDSRRGFPLEATWDREILEYHRQLIALRHAYPALRTGDYQVLHAHGLVYVFARTSDSEEIVVAVNAGTDSAQVSLHTSKLRSHPSKLLFGSAEIEAVTDGAQVNLNLSPRAGCILK, translated from the coding sequence ATGGAGATTACCACCCCAGACTGGGTAAAACACGCTGTTTTCTATCAAATTTTTCCCGATCGCTTTGCTAAGAGTCAACAACCCCGCAAACGGCTGTTAAAGAACGCTACTTGGGAAGAATGGGAAGAAATGCCCACTCTCCAAGGCTATAAGGGTGGCGATCTCTGGGGTGTGATGGAGCAATTAGATTATTTGCAAATGTTAGGCATTAACGCCATCTACTTCACCCCGATCTTTCAATCTGCCAGCAATCACCGCTATCACACCCACGACTACTATCGAGTCGATCCGATGTTAGGCGGAGATGAAGCTTTTCAAGAATTGCTAGAAGCTTGTCACAGCCGCGATATTAAGGTTGTCTTGGATGGAGTCTTCAATCATGCCAGTCGGGGCTTTTTCTTTTTTCACGATATTCTCGAAAATGGTTCCTACTCTCCTTGGGTAGATTGGTTCAAGATTGAAAAATGGCCCTTGTGTCCCTATGATGGCGATCGCCCCGCCAATTACGAAGGCTGGGCGGGAAATCGCGCTTTACCCGTGTTCAATCACGATAATCCAGAAGTGCGAGAATACATTATGGAGATTGCCGAATATTGGCTGAAATTCGGCATCGACGGCTGGCGGTTAGATGTGCCGTTTGAAATTAGAACTCCTGGTTTTTGGCAAGAGTTTCGCGATCGCGTCAAAGCCATCAACCCCGATGCATATATTGTTGGCGAAGTGTGGGAAGATTCGCGCGAGTGGCTGGACGGCACGCAATTTGACGGCGTGATGAATTACTTATTTGCCGCACCGACAATCGCTTTTACGGCTGGCGATCGCGTGGATATGACACAAGTACAAGACCGTTCCTACTATCCCTATCCGCCCCTGTTTGCGGCTGAATATGCCACAAAAATGCAAGAATTGCTGCAATTGTATCCTTGGGAAATTCAGTTAACGCAATTGAATTTACTCGCCAGCCACGATACGGCGAGACTAATTTCTATTGCTGGGGGCGATCGCTCTAGTGTCGAACTTGCCACCCTGTTGTTACTAACATTTCCTGGCGCGCCCAGCATCTACTATGGTGACGAAGTTGGTTTACCAGGCAAGATCGATCCAGACTCTCGGCGCGGTTTTCCCCTCGAAGCCACTTGGGATCGGGAAATTCTCGAATACCACCGTCAGTTAATTGCCTTACGCCATGCTTACCCTGCCTTGCGTACGGGAGATTATCAAGTGTTACACGCACACGGCTTAGTTTATGTTTTTGCGAGAACTTCAGACTCAGAAGAAATTGTCGTAGCTGTCAATGCTGGTACTGACTCGGCACAAGTTAGTTTGCACACAAGTAAGTTGCGATCGCACCCCAGCAAGTTGTTATTTGGTAGTGCCGAAATCGAGGCTGTTACTGATGGAGCGCAAGTGAATTTAAATCTATCCCCAAGGGCAGGTTGTATTTTGAAATAA